One genomic window of Camelina sativa cultivar DH55 chromosome 5, Cs, whole genome shotgun sequence includes the following:
- the LOC104788569 gene encoding F-box protein At3g62430-like: MDMISSLPDDLIVTHIVSFLSAKAAACLMCTSKKWANLLTVLRSAAYVGCYSFEPRLKNFADELASARDAIHRLRRFSLKLGSLDFAQYSTVSDCLRDAFKCGVFDLELDVNFEGDFIDYSLPSEIFTCKSVVKMKLGSGFVIDIIPSNALLPALKTLLLDSVRFDGIGGCAFTRLLSACPVLEELVIDGFNCELWNWSHTVSSQILRRLTIRRAYSEDEDYHQEYEFERISFDTPSLAYLEYDDYIHEEFPVVNLDSLVEATLNFSLMTASDETDPTNLFKGLENVQILRLDTVDTMQVFEAGIDTATVFENMSHLYMPTEADVCWDGLKVFVTKSPNLKTLTIEALHYTYDSDEKAVCECLEDYSFLLTCPVEILKITQFDGYVGEMVQVKHVLEKLQCLVLLEVHVQATSDEKKLQILDDLSMLPRVSSKCKVEVKFGYTN; encoded by the exons ATGGATATGATCAGTAGTTTACCAGATGATCTTATTGTTACTCACATAGTCTCCTTCCTCTCGGCAAAAGCGGCTGCTTGCTTGATGTGTACCTCCAAGAAATGGGCGAATCTGCTTACCGTCTTACGGAGTGCTGCTTATGTTGGTTGCTACTCGTTTGAGCCACGTCTCAAAAATTTCGCTGATGAATTAGCATCGGCTCGAGATGCCATTCACCGTTTGAGGAGATTCTCTCTAAAGCTGGGGTCTTTGGATTTTGCTCAGTATAGTACTGTCAGCGATTGTTTACGAGATGCGTTCAAGTGTGGTGTCTTCGATCTTGAACTGGACGTCAACTTCGAAGGAGATTTCATTGATTACTCACTGCCTTCTGAGATCTTCACTTGCAAGAGCGTTGTGAAAATGAAGCTAGGGTCTGGTTTTGTTATTGACATTATCCCTAGTAATGCTTTGCTTCCTGCTCTTaagactcttcttcttgattcagTTCGGTTCGATGGTATTGGTGGTTGTGCGTTTACAAGGCTTCTTTCTGCTTGCCCTGTGCTTGAGGAGTTAGTCATAGATGGATTTAACTGTGAACTTTGGAATTGGTCTCACACTGTGTCTAGTCAGATCCTTAGAAGACTTACTATAAGGCGTGCATATTCAGAAGATGAAGATTATCATCAAGAATATGAGTTTGAGAGAATTAGTTTTGATACTCCCAGTCTTGCCTACTTAGAATACGATGATTATATTCATGAAGAGTTTCCAGTTGTTAATCTCGACTCCCTTGTTGAAGCGACCCTCAATTTTAGTCTGATGACTGCTTCGGATGAAACCGATCCAACGAATCTGTTCAAGGGTTTGGAAAATGTTCAGATTCTGCGCTTAGACACTGTTGACACGATGCAG GTGTTCGAGGCCGGCATTGATACAGCCACAGTGTTTGAAAACATGTCTCATTTATATATGCCAACTGAAGCAGATGTTTGCTGGGATGGTCTAAAAGTTTTTGTTACGAAATCTCCAAATCTGAAGACTCTGACCATTGAG GCTTTGCACTATACTTATGATAGCGATGAAAAAGCAGTTTGCGAATGCTTAGAGGACTATTCTTTCCTTTTGACCTGCCCTGTTGAGATCCTAAAGATAACCCAATTCGATGGATATGTCGGAGAAATGGTGCAAGTAAAGCATGTCTTGGAGAAATTGCAGTGTCTGGTGCTGTTGGAAGTTCATGTCCAGGCAACAAGTGATGAAAAAAAGCTGCAGATCTTGGACGATCTCTCGATGCTTCCGAGAGTTTCGTCCAAATGCAAAGTCGAGGTCAAGTTCGGTTATACAAACTAG